In Pseudomonas alcaliphila JAB1, a single window of DNA contains:
- a CDS encoding type II toxin-antitoxin system HipA family toxin → MAGEQVSALRLTLHGQLVGYVAGYAHNRTVLSLAPSFVEDANRPALTLSLANPATFAARAGKSFPVATNMQLHPLLSNLLPEGALRQLLAQRLKVHEHNEFPLLVHLGGDLPGALIAEPVAAEAIPDAAFGDRGRLDRVAVATVDRVAHFSLAGVQMKFSMHQRDGRYQLGDTAAPGDWIIKTPSTVHDHVPLNEYTCMHLAALAGVDIPEIRLVELDKLERLPQIKLPDEGYAYGIRRFDRAEGKRVHAEDFAQVLFAYAADKYQRASYEQIARLIYQNTYSGQRDVVQMAVRLLVNILLGNGDAHLKNWSILYPDGVNPVLSPAYDILFTKAYIPAEQHYALNMAQTKQWYEVSLEHFRRWAKRADLPESPILYNLKAALDKARALWPAALRDSPMHEAHKAALREHWRALHSDFRIAS, encoded by the coding sequence ATGGCCGGCGAGCAGGTTTCGGCACTCAGGTTGACGCTGCATGGGCAGTTGGTGGGTTACGTGGCCGGCTATGCACATAACCGCACGGTGTTGTCGCTGGCGCCGTCGTTTGTTGAGGATGCCAACCGCCCCGCGCTGACCCTGTCACTGGCCAACCCGGCCACCTTCGCGGCCCGTGCTGGCAAGAGTTTCCCGGTGGCGACCAATATGCAGTTGCACCCGCTGCTGAGCAACCTGCTGCCCGAAGGCGCGCTGCGCCAACTGCTGGCCCAGCGCTTGAAGGTCCATGAGCACAACGAGTTCCCGCTGTTGGTACACCTGGGCGGCGACCTGCCCGGTGCGCTAATCGCCGAGCCGGTCGCTGCCGAGGCTATCCCGGATGCGGCCTTCGGTGACCGTGGGCGGCTCGACCGAGTGGCGGTGGCTACCGTGGACCGGGTGGCGCATTTTTCCCTGGCGGGGGTGCAGATGAAGTTTTCCATGCACCAGCGCGATGGCCGTTACCAATTGGGGGATACGGCGGCGCCCGGTGACTGGATCATCAAGACGCCCTCCACGGTGCATGATCATGTACCGCTCAACGAATACACCTGCATGCACCTTGCGGCGCTGGCCGGCGTGGATATACCGGAAATCCGTCTGGTAGAACTCGACAAGCTCGAGCGTCTGCCGCAGATCAAGCTGCCGGATGAAGGCTATGCCTATGGCATCCGCCGTTTTGATCGGGCCGAGGGCAAGCGCGTGCATGCCGAGGACTTCGCCCAGGTGCTGTTCGCCTATGCGGCGGACAAGTACCAGAGGGCCAGTTACGAACAGATCGCCCGGCTGATCTATCAGAACACTTACAGCGGCCAGCGTGACGTGGTGCAGATGGCTGTGCGCTTGCTGGTCAACATCCTGTTGGGCAACGGCGATGCGCATCTGAAGAACTGGAGCATTCTCTATCCCGATGGCGTGAACCCGGTGCTGTCGCCGGCCTACGACATCCTCTTCACCAAGGCCTATATCCCTGCCGAGCAGCACTACGCGCTGAACATGGCGCAGACCAAGCAGTGGTATGAGGTATCGCTCGAGCACTTCCGGCGCTGGGCCAAGCGCGCGGATCTGCCGGAGTCGCCGATTCTCTACAACCTCAAGGCCGCCCTCGATAAGGCTCGCGCGCTATGGCCGGCAGCCCTGCGCGACAGCCCCATGCACGAGGCGCACAAGGCCGCATTGCGTGAGCACTGGCGGGCGTTGCATTCGGACTTTCGGATCGCCAGCTAG
- a CDS encoding helix-turn-helix transcriptional regulator — MRSTVLTQIKRRRLQLGLKGTDMPLRVGLNRQQYGKIEKDGNPSLATLDKIAEGLDATLMLIPKELARQVEQLLEAGPARAQQNYAVDRSPSSAPGAGVKETIEDPWQDLGDD, encoded by the coding sequence ATGCGCAGCACAGTGCTGACCCAGATCAAACGTCGACGCCTGCAGCTTGGCCTGAAAGGTACGGATATGCCGTTGCGGGTGGGGTTGAATCGTCAGCAGTACGGCAAGATCGAGAAAGACGGTAACCCCAGCCTGGCTACCCTGGACAAGATCGCCGAAGGCCTGGACGCCACTCTGATGCTGATCCCCAAGGAGCTGGCACGTCAGGTCGAGCAACTGCTGGAGGCCGGCCCCGCCAGGGCGCAACAGAACTACGCCGTGGACCGCTCGCCATCGTCTGCGCCTGGCGCGGGTGTCAAGGAAACCATCGAAGACCCCTGGCAAGACCTGGGTGACGACTGA
- the csy1 gene encoding type I-F CRISPR-associated protein Csy1, producing MNAPSSSRQQAIRSLIERFIAERLATKLEGLADDDPKRATLLAQYAPDVWLEDAARRAGQIQAVTHTLKAIHPDAKGTNLYCLPNSLPQHALVGSHCLGDDFAGDVVGNAAALDVYKLLKLEHDGQTLLDLLLAADADAIAALHTDDEQARSLAPAFTGITRARDGLASHTHGKQLYWLVGDDPRNDEHYHLLAPLYASSLAHRVYQAIQADRFGEPAKEARQARRDKQFHPGVIHEYPDLAVQKLGGTKPQNISQLNSERRGNNYLLASLPPSWQPRDVRLPIRTRDGSIFPAFGKRPAVAELVRSLRDFLLSGPPANVHTRNSRDELLTELIDELLLYAVELWAFEPGWSAKPECNLNRAEQLWLDFRRAEHDAIFASEWRRMEWLTEVRERFANWLNARLVSKLSVGDVENSYWVKKAGGNALWLDLDWLNRAWVEQFEREQRDLEAEHE from the coding sequence ATGAATGCCCCCTCCTCCAGCCGACAGCAGGCCATCCGCAGCCTGATCGAGCGCTTTATCGCCGAGCGTCTGGCCACCAAGCTCGAAGGCCTGGCCGATGATGACCCCAAGCGCGCCACCCTGCTTGCCCAATACGCCCCGGACGTATGGCTGGAAGATGCCGCTCGCCGCGCCGGGCAGATCCAGGCGGTGACCCATACGCTCAAGGCGATTCACCCGGACGCCAAGGGCACCAACCTTTATTGTTTGCCGAACAGCTTGCCGCAACATGCGCTGGTCGGCAGCCATTGCCTGGGCGACGACTTTGCCGGCGATGTGGTGGGCAATGCCGCCGCGCTGGATGTCTACAAGCTGCTCAAGCTGGAGCACGACGGCCAGACACTGCTCGACCTGCTGCTGGCCGCAGATGCCGATGCCATTGCCGCGCTGCATACAGATGACGAGCAGGCCCGGAGTCTGGCCCCAGCCTTTACCGGCATCACCCGTGCGCGCGACGGCCTGGCCTCCCACACCCACGGCAAGCAGCTGTACTGGCTGGTCGGTGATGATCCGCGCAACGATGAGCACTACCATCTGCTCGCCCCGCTGTATGCCAGCTCGCTGGCACATCGGGTGTATCAGGCGATCCAGGCCGACCGCTTCGGCGAACCAGCCAAGGAAGCGCGTCAGGCGCGCCGCGACAAGCAGTTTCACCCTGGCGTGATTCACGAGTACCCCGACCTGGCGGTGCAGAAGCTCGGCGGCACCAAACCGCAGAATATCTCCCAGCTCAACAGCGAACGGCGTGGCAACAATTACCTGCTCGCCTCCCTGCCGCCAAGCTGGCAGCCGCGCGATGTACGCCTGCCGATCCGCACCCGTGACGGCTCGATCTTCCCGGCCTTCGGCAAGCGCCCGGCGGTGGCCGAGCTGGTGCGCAGCCTGCGCGACTTTCTGCTCAGCGGCCCACCAGCGAACGTGCACACCCGCAACAGCCGCGATGAACTGCTCACCGAGCTGATCGACGAATTGCTGTTGTACGCCGTCGAGCTTTGGGCCTTCGAGCCCGGCTGGTCGGCCAAGCCCGAGTGCAACCTCAACCGCGCCGAGCAGCTGTGGCTGGATTTCCGCCGCGCCGAGCACGACGCCATCTTCGCCAGCGAATGGCGACGCATGGAGTGGCTCACGGAAGTTCGCGAGCGCTTCGCCAACTGGCTCAATGCGCGGCTGGTCAGCAAGCTTTCGGTCGGCGATGTGGAGAACAGCTACTGGGTCAAAAAGGCCGGCGGCAATGCCCTGTGGCTCGACCTCGACTGGCTGAACCGGGCCTGGGTCGAACAATTCGAGCGCGAGCAACGCGACCTGGAGGCCGAACATGAGTGA
- the csy2 gene encoding type I-F CRISPR-associated protein Csy2 — translation MSELPSSNGLLIVPHLRVQNANAISSPLTWGFPAISAFIGLMQAVERRLEGRFALMFDSVGVVCHSHDAQVTGGYQRALRLTRNPVNERGETAAIVEEGRIHLDITLIFGVSGYSEDGQPDPVQGDWQKRRTIAAEIANLLGSMRIAGGSVFLDPQHQPVLEPLAQGEERSKQFRRLRRRWLPGFALVSRDDLLQNHLQQLRGENASADLLDAWLDLSRLNLRVQEARPASESQPAKVEWRAQRVVPNGWLVPIPVGYGALGPLQAAGCVANARDGQTPLRFVESLYSIGQWLSPHRLRDVDDLLWYASAAPEAGLYRCHNLYSQTLCTDDME, via the coding sequence ATGAGTGAACTTCCCTCCTCCAACGGCCTGCTGATCGTCCCCCACCTGCGGGTGCAGAACGCCAACGCCATTTCCAGCCCGCTGACCTGGGGCTTCCCCGCCATCAGCGCGTTCATCGGCCTGATGCAGGCCGTCGAACGCAGGCTCGAGGGTCGCTTCGCCCTGATGTTCGACAGCGTCGGGGTGGTCTGCCATAGCCATGACGCCCAGGTCACCGGGGGCTATCAACGCGCCTTGCGCCTGACCCGCAACCCGGTCAACGAGCGCGGTGAAACCGCCGCCATCGTCGAAGAGGGGCGCATCCACCTGGATATCACGCTGATCTTCGGCGTCAGCGGCTATAGCGAAGACGGCCAGCCAGACCCGGTGCAGGGCGACTGGCAAAAGCGCCGCACGATCGCCGCTGAAATCGCAAATCTGCTGGGCAGCATGCGTATCGCCGGCGGTAGCGTGTTCCTCGATCCGCAGCACCAGCCGGTACTGGAGCCATTGGCACAAGGCGAGGAACGCAGCAAGCAGTTCCGCCGCCTGCGTCGCCGCTGGCTGCCGGGCTTCGCCCTGGTCAGTCGCGACGACCTGCTACAAAACCACCTGCAGCAACTGCGTGGCGAGAACGCCAGCGCCGATCTGCTCGATGCCTGGCTCGACCTTTCACGCCTGAACCTGCGCGTCCAGGAAGCCCGCCCAGCCAGCGAAAGCCAGCCTGCCAAAGTCGAGTGGCGCGCCCAGCGCGTGGTGCCCAATGGCTGGCTGGTGCCGATCCCCGTCGGTTACGGCGCCCTCGGCCCGCTGCAGGCCGCCGGCTGCGTGGCCAACGCGCGGGACGGACAAACCCCGCTGCGTTTCGTCGAAAGCCTCTACTCCATCGGCCAATGGCTCAGCCCGCACCGGCTGCGCGATGTCGATGACCTGCTCTGGTATGCCAGCGCCGCCCCCGAGGCCGGCCTGTACCGCTGCCACAACCTTTACAGCCAAACCCTCTGCACTGATGACATGGAGTGA
- the csy3 gene encoding type I-F CRISPR-associated protein Csy3: protein MTTAPLKTASVLAFERKLDPSDALFHAGDWQTRDNWQPLAVREKSVRGTISNRLKAKDQDPAKLDAAIENPNLQTVDVAALPHDADTLRASFTLRVLGGAGTPSACNDADYRQKLLDTVQGYVASHGFAELARRYAHNLANGRFLWRNRIGAEQVEVQIAHLVDGKAAKQWSFDALSLSLRNFDASGPAATALDELAKLIAAGLSGERHLLLGITAHVRMGAGQEVFPSQELILDRGKGDKSKTLYSVDGVAGMHSQKLGNALRTIDTWYPDAGELGPIAVEPYGSVTTEGRAYRQPKAKADFYNLLDNWLLKDKVPSIGDQHFVMATLIRGGVFGEAG from the coding sequence ATGACCACCGCCCCTCTGAAAACCGCTTCCGTCCTGGCCTTCGAGCGCAAGCTCGACCCTTCCGATGCGCTGTTTCATGCCGGTGACTGGCAGACGCGCGACAACTGGCAGCCGCTCGCCGTGCGGGAAAAATCCGTGCGCGGCACCATCTCCAATCGCCTCAAGGCCAAAGACCAAGACCCAGCCAAGCTCGACGCCGCCATCGAGAACCCCAACCTGCAGACCGTCGACGTCGCGGCCCTGCCGCATGACGCCGATACCCTGCGTGCCAGCTTCACCCTGCGCGTACTCGGTGGCGCCGGCACACCCTCGGCCTGCAACGATGCCGATTACCGACAGAAGCTGCTGGACACCGTGCAAGGCTATGTCGCCAGCCACGGCTTCGCTGAACTGGCACGTCGCTACGCACACAACCTGGCCAATGGTCGCTTCCTGTGGCGCAACCGTATCGGTGCTGAACAGGTAGAGGTACAGATTGCCCACCTGGTCGATGGCAAGGCGGCCAAGCAGTGGAGCTTCGATGCGCTGAGCCTGTCCCTGCGCAACTTCGACGCCAGCGGCCCGGCGGCCACGGCGCTGGACGAACTGGCCAAGCTGATCGCTGCCGGCCTGAGCGGCGAGCGTCACCTGCTGCTGGGCATCACGGCTCATGTACGCATGGGTGCTGGCCAGGAGGTATTCCCCTCCCAGGAGCTGATCCTCGACCGGGGCAAGGGCGACAAAAGCAAGACCCTGTACAGCGTCGACGGCGTCGCCGGCATGCACTCGCAAAAGCTCGGCAATGCCCTGCGCACCATCGACACCTGGTATCCGGACGCCGGCGAACTCGGCCCCATCGCCGTCGAACCCTACGGTTCGGTCACCACCGAAGGCCGCGCCTATCGCCAACCCAAGGCCAAGGCGGACTTCTACAACCTGCTGGACAACTGGCTGCTCAAGGACAAAGTGCCCAGCATCGGTGACCAGCACTTCGTCATGGCCACCCTGATTCGCGGTGGCGTGTTTGGCGAGGCGGGCTAG
- the cas6f gene encoding type I-F CRISPR-associated endoribonuclease Cas6/Csy4: protein MDHYLDLKLLPDPEFPATQLMSALLAKLHRGLHDLRRTDVGISFPDVESASHGLGARLRLHGSAEALDKLLALNWLSGMRDHLNLGELAPIPAQVRWRCVSRVQVDSNPERARRRLIKRHGINEAEARQRIPDSAGKRCDLPYATLRSNGSGHSFRLFIRHGPLLDKPTPGTFGAYGLSAQASVPWF, encoded by the coding sequence ATGGACCACTACCTCGACCTAAAACTGCTGCCCGACCCGGAATTCCCGGCCACGCAGTTGATGAGCGCACTGCTGGCCAAACTGCACCGCGGCCTGCATGACCTGCGCCGCACGGACGTGGGCATCAGCTTTCCGGATGTGGAAAGCGCCAGCCACGGCCTAGGCGCGCGCCTGCGCCTGCATGGCAGTGCCGAAGCGCTGGATAAGTTGCTGGCGCTGAACTGGCTCAGCGGCATGCGCGACCACTTGAACCTGGGTGAACTGGCGCCTATCCCGGCGCAGGTGCGCTGGCGTTGCGTCAGCCGCGTGCAGGTGGACAGCAACCCGGAGCGCGCCCGCCGCCGCCTGATCAAACGCCACGGCATCAACGAGGCGGAGGCGCGCCAGCGCATCCCCGACAGCGCCGGCAAACGCTGCGACCTGCCTTATGCCACCTTGCGCAGCAACGGCAGCGGTCACAGCTTCCGCCTGTTTATCCGCCACGGCCCGCTGCTCGACAAACCCACCCCCGGCACCTTCGGCGCCTACGGCCTTAGCGCCCAGGCCAGCGTGCCCTGGTTCTGA
- a CDS encoding GNAT family N-acetyltransferase, with protein MSDELIIRPIEAADFDQVWPIIRDVVQAQETYAFDPNMDRETAWKTWVELPRAPFVAEQGGQILGTYYIKANAAGPGDHVCNCGYMTAPAARGRGVAGQLCAHSLEVARELGFSAMQFNSVVATNTVAVALWQKLGFAIVGTLPKAYRHARYGLVDCHVMFRSLDA; from the coding sequence GTGAGCGACGAACTGATCATCCGGCCCATCGAGGCGGCCGATTTCGACCAGGTCTGGCCGATCATTCGTGACGTGGTGCAGGCGCAGGAAACCTACGCCTTCGACCCGAACATGGATCGCGAAACGGCCTGGAAAACCTGGGTTGAACTGCCGCGCGCGCCCTTCGTTGCCGAGCAGGGCGGGCAGATTCTCGGCACCTACTACATCAAGGCCAACGCCGCCGGCCCTGGCGATCACGTGTGCAACTGCGGCTATATGACCGCTCCTGCTGCACGCGGGCGCGGCGTCGCCGGTCAGCTCTGCGCTCACTCGCTGGAGGTGGCGCGCGAACTGGGTTTCAGCGCCATGCAATTCAACAGTGTGGTGGCGACCAATACGGTGGCCGTGGCGCTATGGCAGAAGCTCGGCTTTGCCATCGTCGGCACCTTGCCCAAGGCCTACCGCCACGCCCGGTATGGCCTGGTGGATTGCCATGTGATGTTTCGTAGTTTGGACGCCTGA
- a CDS encoding gamma carbonic anhydrase family protein, with translation MAIRKYQQHVPQLGERAFVDASAVVIGDVELGEDSSVWPMTVIRGDMHRIRIGARTSVQDGSVLHITHAGPFNPDGYPLIIGDEVTVGHKVTLHGCTLGNRILVGMGSIVMDGAVVEDEVIIGAGSLVPPGKRLESGYLYVGSPVKQARPLTDKERNFFSYTAGNYVKLKDLHLAEGYDQ, from the coding sequence GTGGCGATTCGCAAATACCAGCAGCACGTTCCACAACTGGGCGAGCGTGCCTTCGTCGACGCTTCTGCCGTGGTCATCGGCGACGTCGAACTGGGTGAGGACAGTTCGGTCTGGCCGATGACCGTGATCCGCGGTGACATGCACCGCATCCGCATTGGCGCGCGCACCAGCGTGCAGGACGGCAGCGTGCTGCACATCACCCACGCCGGGCCGTTCAACCCCGATGGTTACCCGCTGATCATCGGTGACGAAGTGACCGTCGGGCACAAGGTCACCCTGCACGGCTGCACCCTGGGCAACCGGATTCTGGTCGGCATGGGCAGCATCGTCATGGACGGAGCGGTGGTCGAGGACGAGGTGATCATCGGCGCCGGCTCGCTGGTGCCGCCCGGCAAGCGTTTGGAAAGCGGCTACCTGTACGTCGGCAGCCCGGTGAAACAGGCGCGCCCGCTGACTGACAAGGAGCGCAACTTTTTCAGCTATACCGCCGGCAACTACGTGAAACTCAAGGATCTGCACCTGGCCGAAGGCTACGACCAGTGA
- the prlC gene encoding oligopeptidase A: MTANNPLLQDFDLPPYSQIKPEHVEPAVDQILADSRLAIAKLLEQQQANPSWDGLVLALDELGARLGRAWSPVSHLNAVCNSTELRAAYEACLPKLSEYWTEMGQNKPLFEAYDALAKSPAAANFDVAQKTILEHALRDFRLSGIDLPAEQQKRYGEIQMRLSELTSKFSNQLLDATQAWTKQVTDEALLSGLTDSAKAQMKQAAEAKGLDGWLITLEFPSYYAVMTYADDRALREEVYAAYCTRASDQGPNAGQNDNGPLMSEILDLRQELARLLGFANYSELSLASKMAENTDQVLSFLRDLAVRSKPFAEQDLAELKAFAAEQGLDDLQSWDVGYYSERLRQQRYSISQEEVRAWFPVDKVLTGLFAIVQKLYGIEIRELKDFDTWHPDVRLFEIQENGQHVGRFFFDLYARANKRGGAWMDGARDKRRAADGSLISPVANLVCNFTPPVGGKPALLTHDEVTTLFHEFGHGLHHLLTRVEHAGASGINGVAWDAVELPSQFMENWCWEPEGLALISGHYQTGEALPQAMLDKMLAAKNFQSGLMMVRQLEFSLFDFELHATHGDGRSALDVIEAIRSEVSVLRPPAYNRFANGFAHIFAGGYAAGYYSYKWAEVLSADAFSKFEEEGVFNADTGRAFREAILARGGSQEPMVLFVDFRGREPSIDALLRHLGLSQEAA, translated from the coding sequence GTGACCGCGAACAATCCCCTGCTGCAAGACTTCGACCTGCCGCCCTACTCGCAGATCAAACCGGAACACGTCGAGCCCGCCGTCGACCAGATCCTGGCAGACAGCCGCCTCGCCATCGCCAAACTGCTCGAACAACAGCAGGCCAATCCGAGCTGGGACGGCCTGGTGCTGGCGCTGGACGAACTGGGTGCGCGCCTGGGTCGGGCCTGGAGCCCGGTGAGCCACCTCAACGCCGTGTGCAACAGCACCGAGCTGCGCGCGGCCTACGAGGCCTGCCTGCCCAAGCTGTCGGAATACTGGACCGAAATGGGCCAGAACAAGCCGCTGTTCGAGGCCTATGACGCGCTGGCCAAGAGCCCGGCTGCGGCCAATTTCGACGTGGCGCAGAAGACCATCCTCGAACACGCCCTGCGTGACTTCCGTCTGTCCGGCATCGATTTGCCGGCCGAGCAGCAGAAGCGCTATGGCGAAATCCAGATGCGCCTGTCCGAGCTGACCAGCAAGTTCTCCAACCAGTTGCTCGACGCCACCCAGGCCTGGACCAAGCAGGTCACCGACGAAGCCCTGCTGAGCGGCCTGACCGACTCGGCCAAGGCGCAGATGAAACAGGCCGCAGAGGCCAAAGGCCTGGACGGCTGGCTGATCACCCTGGAATTCCCCAGCTACTACGCGGTGATGACCTACGCCGATGATCGCGCCCTGCGCGAAGAGGTCTATGCCGCCTACTGCACCCGCGCCTCCGACCAGGGGCCGAACGCCGGGCAGAACGACAACGGCCCGCTGATGAGCGAGATTCTCGACCTGCGCCAGGAACTGGCGCGCCTGCTCGGCTTCGCCAACTACAGCGAACTGAGCCTGGCCAGCAAGATGGCCGAGAACACCGACCAGGTGCTGAGCTTCCTGCGTGACCTGGCGGTGCGCAGCAAGCCTTTCGCCGAGCAGGATCTCGCCGAGCTGAAAGCCTTCGCCGCCGAGCAGGGCCTGGATGACCTGCAGAGCTGGGACGTCGGCTACTACAGCGAGCGCCTGCGCCAGCAGCGCTACAGCATCTCCCAGGAAGAAGTGCGCGCCTGGTTCCCCGTGGACAAGGTGCTCACCGGCCTGTTCGCCATCGTGCAGAAGCTCTACGGCATCGAGATTCGCGAGCTGAAAGACTTCGACACCTGGCACCCGGACGTGCGCCTGTTCGAGATTCAGGAGAACGGCCAGCATGTCGGGCGCTTCTTCTTCGACCTCTATGCCCGCGCCAACAAGCGCGGCGGCGCCTGGATGGACGGCGCGCGCGACAAGCGCCGCGCCGCCGATGGCAGCCTGATCAGCCCGGTGGCCAACCTGGTGTGCAACTTCACCCCGCCGGTCGGCGGCAAGCCGGCGCTGCTGACCCACGACGAGGTCACCACCCTGTTCCACGAATTCGGCCACGGTCTGCATCACCTGCTGACCCGCGTCGAGCATGCCGGCGCCTCGGGCATCAACGGCGTGGCCTGGGATGCGGTCGAGTTGCCGAGCCAGTTCATGGAAAACTGGTGCTGGGAGCCGGAAGGCCTGGCGCTGATCTCCGGCCATTACCAGACCGGCGAGGCGCTGCCACAGGCCATGCTGGACAAGATGCTGGCGGCGAAGAACTTCCAGTCCGGGCTGATGATGGTGCGCCAGCTGGAGTTCTCCCTGTTCGACTTCGAACTGCACGCCACCCACGGCGACGGCCGCAGCGCCCTGGACGTGATCGAGGCGATCCGCAGCGAGGTCTCGGTGCTGCGCCCGCCGGCCTATAACCGCTTCGCCAACGGCTTCGCGCATATCTTCGCCGGTGGCTATGCGGCCGGTTACTACAGCTACAAGTGGGCCGAAGTGCTCAGCGCCGATGCCTTCTCCAAGTTCGAGGAAGAAGGTGTGTTCAACGCCGATACCGGCCGCGCCTTCCGCGAAGCGATCCTCGCCCGTGGCGGTTCGCAGGAACCGATGGTGCTGTTCGTCGACTTCCGCGGCCGTGAGCCGAGCATCGACGCCCTGCTGCGCCACCTCGGCCTGAGCCAGGAGGCCGCATGA
- a CDS encoding YheV family putative zinc ribbon protein yields MSDAPVNSTPKRFIAGAVCPACSETDSIKMWNVDGVPHRECVKCGYADTLDARGNSVPKEIPTRVNVSGLKPKAAAPNVQAVQFFPNPKLKKPKE; encoded by the coding sequence ATGAGCGACGCCCCGGTGAACAGCACGCCAAAACGCTTTATCGCCGGCGCCGTGTGCCCGGCGTGCAGCGAGACCGACAGCATCAAGATGTGGAACGTCGACGGCGTGCCGCACCGCGAATGCGTCAAGTGCGGCTATGCCGACACCCTCGACGCACGCGGTAATTCGGTGCCCAAGGAGATCCCCACACGGGTCAACGTCAGCGGCCTGAAGCCCAAGGCGGCCGCCCCCAATGTGCAGGCCGTGCAGTTCTTCCCCAATCCGAAGCTGAAGAAGCCGAAGGAATAG
- a CDS encoding helix-turn-helix transcriptional regulator: protein MSLNRHPATLHRSLPELPSLPRPLYGRTESLTNRALTFRHMHPWVQLSYAIAGVLEVQTAGARFVAPPQRAVWVPAGVEHQVFSSPRTEMRSLYIDGSAVPWGPAECRVLAVSPLLRELIRGFSALPAEYDEQGAPGRLAAVLLDELRAAPEVALMLPLPQDARLREVCQGLEDATLRQLGLGEWGERLGVSEKTLSRLFLRETGLSFRVWRQRQRLLDALSPLEQGERVTDVALACGYDSLSAFIAAFRRQFGATPGEFFRE from the coding sequence GTGTCGCTAAACAGACATCCCGCCACCTTGCATCGCAGCCTGCCCGAGCTGCCCAGCCTGCCTCGGCCGCTGTATGGCCGCACCGAATCGCTGACCAACCGCGCCCTGACCTTTCGTCATATGCACCCCTGGGTGCAGCTGTCCTACGCCATCGCCGGGGTGCTCGAGGTGCAGACCGCTGGCGCCCGTTTCGTCGCCCCGCCGCAGCGCGCGGTGTGGGTGCCGGCGGGTGTTGAACATCAGGTCTTCAGCTCGCCACGCACCGAGATGCGCAGCCTGTACATCGACGGCAGCGCGGTGCCCTGGGGGCCGGCCGAGTGCCGGGTGCTGGCGGTCAGCCCGCTGCTGCGCGAGCTGATTCGCGGTTTCAGTGCGTTGCCGGCCGAATACGACGAGCAGGGCGCGCCGGGTAGATTGGCGGCAGTGTTGCTGGACGAACTGCGCGCTGCGCCAGAGGTGGCGTTGATGCTGCCGCTGCCGCAAGACGCACGGCTGCGCGAGGTCTGTCAGGGGCTGGAGGATGCGACGCTGCGCCAGCTCGGTCTGGGCGAATGGGGCGAGCGCCTGGGGGTTTCGGAAAAGACCCTGAGCCGCTTGTTTCTGCGCGAGACGGGTCTGAGTTTTCGCGTCTGGCGCCAGCGCCAACGCCTGCTCGATGCGCTGAGTCCGCTGGAGCAGGGCGAGCGCGTCACCGACGTGGCGTTGGCCTGCGGCTATGACTCGCTATCGGCCTTTATCGCCGCCTTTCGCCGCCAGTTCGGCGCAACGCCAGGGGAGTTTTTCCGCGAGTAA